In the Pseudoliparis swirei isolate HS2019 ecotype Mariana Trench chromosome 19, NWPU_hadal_v1, whole genome shotgun sequence genome, one interval contains:
- the med7 gene encoding mediator of RNA polymerase II transcription subunit 7, whose amino-acid sequence MGEPQQVSALPPPPMQYIKEYTDENLRKGLAPKPPPPIKDSYMMFGNQFQCDELIIRPLESQGIERLHPMQFDHKRELKKLNMSILVNFLDLLDILIKSPGSIKREEKLEDLKLLFVHMHHLINEYRPHQARETLRVMMEVQKRQRLETAERFQKHLERVVEMIQGCLASLPDDLPQTEGPDGAGSSAPAPGMKTEPMDVEEAGASCTAAGHQDKSTAALKKGNASDKEAAMCSIIDEIA is encoded by the coding sequence ATGGGCGAACCGCAGCAGGTGAGCGCCCTGCCTCCTCCGCCCATGCAGTACATCAAAGAGTACACCGACGAGAACCTCCGCAAGGGTCTGGCTCCGAAGCCGCCGCCGCCCATCAAAGACAGCTACATGATGTTCGGCAACCAGTTCCAGTGCGACGAGCTCATCATCCGGCCGCTGGAGAGCCAGGGCATCGAGAGGCTCCACCCGATGCAGTTCGACCACAAGCGGGAGCTCAAGAAGCTCAACATGTCCATCCTCGTCAACTTCCTGGACCTGCTGGACATCCTCATCAAGAGCCCCGGCAGCATCAAGCGcgaggagaagctggaggacCTGAAGCTTCTGTTCGTGCACATGCACCACCTGATCAACGAGTACCGGCCGCACCAAGCCAGGGAGACGCTGCGGGTGATGATGGAGGTGCAGAAGAGGCAGAGGCTGGAGACGGCCGAGAGGTTCCAGAAACACCTGGAGAGGGTGGTGGAGATGATCCAGGGGTGCCTCGCCTCGCTGCCCGACGACCTGCCGCAGACGGAGGGTCCGGACGGCGCGGGGTCGTCGGCGCCGGCCCCCGGGATGAAAACTGAACCGATGGACGTGGAGGAGGCCGGCGCCAGCTGCACGGCGGCGGGCCACCAGGACAAGAGCACGGCGGCTTTAAAGAAGGGCAACGCGTCGGACAAGGAGGCCGCCATGTGCAGCATCATCGATGAAATAGCTTAA